CCGCAGGCAAGCTACTGACCGCTGGGCCCATTCACGACGAAGCCCCCTCCCCTGCTCTGGCTGCTAGATCCGAGGCTCGAGTCCGCAAGCGACTTCGGCGCCGGAAATCGCTAGCGAGGCAGGTGTGCGATGGAAAGCAATGGCGAACCACTCAACCCCTAGGCCTGAAAACTTCGACTCGCCTGCCGATGCGGCAGCGAGCTTGGAGTCTTTGTCGCGCGATGCCGCAGGTGTCGCGCAACTGGCCGAGCGTATGTGCCAACTGGTGGAAACGCACCACGCGCCGCTGTATCGATATGCCTATCGACTCACCGGCTGCGTGGCCGAAGCGGAAGACATCACGCAGCAGACCTTCCTTCTAGCCCAAGAGCGGATTCATCAGCTCCGGGAAGAAGATCGCGCTGCTGCCTGGTTGTTTGCCGTTTTGCGAAGTTGTTTTCTGAAGAGTGTCCGTCGCAAGCGTCCTCAAGTAGGTGCGGGCGAACTGCTCGAGAAAACAGCCGATCAAGAGAATTCGCGCTCGATCGATCCCATGGATTGCTCGCTCGTGAATCGCTCGCTCGAGGAACTTCCGGCCGACTATCGCGTCGTGGTGCTGATGTATTACTTCGAAGATTTGTCATACAAGGAAATTGCCGAAGCCTTGGAGATTCCGATCGGGACCGTGATGAGCCGACTTTCGCGTGCGAAAATGCATTTGCGAGAGAAGCTCCTTCCGCTCAGCGATGAACAGGAGCCAGCCGAAGCAAGCCAGCCCGATTCCCCGCCGTTAGCCCGTACAGCCCCCTCGAAATCGACGTTCCCTGTTACCAGTTCCTCCTTGCCACCACTACCACCTGAACTCAGCCGCGTTCGCCCCTACTAGATTGCACACGTTATTTGTATGAATCCTCACCCTTCCCTTCGCGAGCAACTCGACGCCTGCCGTGCTGGCAGCGACGACTTGCAGCTCCCCGAGCTTGCCGATCTGGCAACTCGTGTGTCGAGCGACGCGCAGGTGGCTCAGGATTTAGCCGCGCTGCATCAAGCCGATCACGAACTTCGTTCGCAGCTGGTGGAAGTGAAAGTTCCCGAGGGACTTGCCGC
This window of the Pirellula staleyi DSM 6068 genome carries:
- a CDS encoding sigma-70 family RNA polymerase sigma factor, whose amino-acid sequence is MANHSTPRPENFDSPADAAASLESLSRDAAGVAQLAERMCQLVETHHAPLYRYAYRLTGCVAEAEDITQQTFLLAQERIHQLREEDRAAAWLFAVLRSCFLKSVRRKRPQVGAGELLEKTADQENSRSIDPMDCSLVNRSLEELPADYRVVVLMYYFEDLSYKEIAEALEIPIGTVMSRLSRAKMHLREKLLPLSDEQEPAEASQPDSPPLARTAPSKSTFPVTSSSLPPLPPELSRVRPY